In the Pleurodeles waltl isolate 20211129_DDA chromosome 3_1, aPleWal1.hap1.20221129, whole genome shotgun sequence genome, ATGATTGGCCGTCAAAAAGCAGCATAAAAATGATATGAGCATGTTATCCAGCACATATACTCAATTAACACAAAGGACAAGCCTGCCTCTAACATCATGTGAATTCGACTGGCTTGCTGGAGAAAGTTAAACAGTGCTGACATTATAATTCTGTCTGTCCGGACTGGGGATCTGTTGACCTGTAGATCCTTATTCAGCCATATCAAATGGAGAGATTCCATGACGCTCATGGAAGCGTTTGCTCTCTGGATTGGGACATGAAGGTTTACTTAACCTGTCATTCTCAAAAGAGCAGTGGTTAATGTGTGCCATTGCTTCCCACTGGCACCTAATTCTTAAcacggtcctttttttttttttttatggcagtcCATGTTGTGGCGATGTTTTCAGCACATCAGTATAGCAATGCAGTATCCACTATTAGTCATAGCAGTACGTCCAGGTCATTGCTACTGGCATTTTACTGCACTGTCTGAGGCATTTAGTCATATCCTGGGTCCtggcacttgtgtttttttgtttttttgttttttttttaatttatttattttaaattaagcaCAGCACAGCATTAGAGGCATCCTGGGAGTTTCTGTCAAGAGGCCCTTCATCAATCACAGGAGGGAGGCTACCCTGTAGGCAGAATACTTTCAGGGGCAACCCAGTTGCCTGGAGCACCGGGTTAATAGCCTCATAGATAGAGGGTAGAAGACACACTGATCTTGCGCTCGAGAAAGGTCTGCTGCAGACAGTTAAAGGTGAAAGTTGGCCCACAGGGTGCCTCTTATTCTTTTACTTGGGATCTGATGGCTCCTATTGCACCTGGAGTCATAAGGCATCATTGCCTGGTGGTTCTTCACTTTGGTTGAAGGGGTCCGATTAGCAAGCAGcaagagcaagcattggcaaagccaataggtttcaccgaTGCGAGAGATAGTGGCTTTACTAATGTCTCCGCCATGTTGCAAAGTAATGTTGCAACGTAGTATtgctgctgtgcagcatagctCTAGTTTAAGAACAAAATCTGTGACGGTCGACGCTGGCTACATTGCCCACCCACCACAGAAAAGGGCTACAATGTTATCAATGGAGGGAACAGACCACATGGACAACAGGATGGACAGTTCAAGCAACACCGTCAACAggatggcaaaaataaaaaaaaagtgctatgactggACCAGCGCTGGTTGTcatagcgattttttttttttatatatatatttttttttggggtggtggttgggcaggagggaagaagcaacaggagAGTGGAAGGATGGGAGGCAAGAAGCAACGTGGACACCATATGGGAAGTCTAAGTGAGCATGAATTAACTCTTCCAGGCAAGTAAAGAGTctggcatgtgttttagcagggtcgCTAAATCGGTATGCAGGTTATCCTACTGTTGTTTCTAGTTTCCAATAAGCAGAATAAGACACATGAACCCTGGAATGGGGGGTACAAGGGTGGGAAAGGGATATTCAGGAAATTATAAGTCAATAGTATGACACAGATATGGAATTGTTGTGAACTAGTCCAAAGAGGAGGTCCTGCAAATGATCGGCTTTTGTGTGTCCCGAAAAGGTGGGCAGCATACAGCAGCTCTGTTTTCCAGTGTATAGTAATATTTTCCATTAGGATGTCGGCGCATGAGATAGGTGTATAAAATACCTTAAGAAAGATATATAGTAAGGTAAAGGAACTGCTTTGTCATTTCACCTCTAACTTAACTTGATCTTGTGTAGGTTGTCATGACTCGACTAGCTTGGTGGATTGTTAATAGGTTTTGTTTTACCATTTCTACCAGTGCTTTTTATAACACATACTCAACCCGAAGGTatttgagcactttacatgagcacccgtTACATTACACAACAACAGATTCATTTTGGTTGTTTTAGGTACCGGAAGATTAATGGTTTGCCCAGagttacaggatgttgagcagacgcCGAGACTTGAACCTAGTTCCGAAATCAAAAGCTCTGGCCATACCGCCACATCCTTTCCATCGCATGTTTCGAGTTCACTGCTTACAGCGTAAATATGATTGTCGGCGCACGCATGCAGAAGAACCGAACAGGAACTCGAAGGGGAGAATCCGAGGGTTTAGTAAGAGCTTCCTTGTATGCAAAAGGAGGCACATTCATTGGTAGGGAATCCCGTTGGGATGGGACAAGCAGCAAGTGTCAGTTGTTAAAAATGGGAACCTTGCTCGAGGCAAGAGGGAGGTGCATGTGTAGCGGCTACACAGCTTCAGTCACCTTGAGGCACAAACTTTACTGAGCACTGCTGACTGCTAAACACCAACGGGGATGTTGTGTCGCTAACGTTTTGTACAACGTTCGTGCTTGAACTTGCAATGAATGTGCAACTGCAACTTATGTAATTACACCAGTGACATTTAACTTCTGCTGCGCCACACAGGTGATGAGTTAATAGCAAACTCGCTGCTCCAGTTATGGTCTAGAAGGATGTCTTTAATTATTTCACACCGTGTTGCATGAAAGGAAGTGTAGACTAAGAcaaattttaaaaagaagaaaaaagcagtATGAGCTGGTCAGCGCTGACCGCTTCATAGCCCCTTCCCCTTATTTTTAGCCATTTAAAAACAAAGGCAGGGGTGCGGTGCGAAGCAGTGTCAGGGCAGGGATGCAGCAATGACAGACGGTGGAACCAGGGGTTATAGAAGAAACAAAACAAGGGTGAAAGAAGTATGAGGCGGGTGCATTGGAAGTgtgagggtggagaagaaatagtaCGTCAATCATGTGGAAAGAAGGGGACGAACACTGATTTAGTTGACTCATTCTGTGctcggtccctgctccacagaaatgAGTTCGGCCTGCACTGGCCAATTAGGAGACTGCAACGAAGAGTGGCACagaaaccaacaaatggtaagccatAGGTGGGCTCGAAGTTTATTGTAAACAATAAGTCTCGCACGCAAACCATAAACTAATCTTTTCTCACCCTCTGCTAACTTGACACAGCGCAGTCAGACCTAGCTAagaggcagtgtgcaaagtatttgtgcaacacttcaaacagtaaatgcATGAGCTCACGCAGACTTCACCTAAAAAGGATTTGGCAGCCAGGGCCGGTGCTAATGTAAAGcgttccaataccttcgggtcgagtttgcggTGTTTAATATAGCAAAAAAATATCAATAACCTTGAGGTTTTTCCATATTTTCAAAGGAGGTGGGTTCAAACCTGTGTAAAATTACCTGAGACCGGGCTTAATAGGTTGCTTGCACTAATAGTCCTCCGGGTGGCGCTACACACCACTGAATCCAGATGTAGTCGCTCGCTGCTTTTTCTAATGGATTCGTGCCAGGTACAGTTCGGAAACTGTTTTCTGATAATGTTTTCACTGGTGGTATGGTTTGTTTACATGGCTGCTGAGAAAATAAAGGTGATGCCTTTGCCTCTTGTTCAGCATATAGTTTGTGTTAAACCAGATTTTAAATGTACTTCCAAGAAAAGACAGTCCCTGAaaaaaatctgttaataaaattgtAGCGGTGCAGTATAAACGAGAACCCCCTCCAAGAAAAGGCAAGCACgttgcacagcctgctggaataaGACTGTGGCACCTAAATGCGACTATATGGAAATGTAAAACGTACAAAAACATACAGGCGACCTACGAGCTGTTAACCCTTTCTTAGTAAGGCAGACGATGAAAACAAATCTGTTagatgcatatttttttaattgtttctgtTTGATACTCAATTTTTATGGTGATTAATCGGGATCGGTATTACCCCCGCCCACAGTCCCCGACCTAAGCTTACATGCATGGAGTAGCCAGAAAAGTAAAATACCCCCACTTGGACCGTGCCTCTAATCATATTGGCACATAAAGAGAGCAAACCCATCCTTCCTTAGAACAGTTCATTTCaccctttttgttttctttctagcTGTACATCCATCCTTCCCCATCTGTATGTTTTCGCCTTCCCATCCGTCATTTAACTCTTCCTTCTGCCATCTTTCCACCTATCTGTCCATTTTCTCCACCTTCCATTTACTAAACATTTCACTTAGTCATTCTTTCACTCTTCCATCTATTCTTCTTTCTATTCTTCCAGGCACTCCTatcaccccctccactaatttttTCTCTTTTATGCCATCATTCTTTCCTCTTCCACCTCTTTATTTTGCCCGCCTAccattgtttttttcccctcatGCTTACGTTTTCTTATCGCTCTGATGCTTATTTTTTCTGTTGCTAGTCTGATTTTTCCTACTTTGAtcatttatctttctttttttcccccgTTAATATGCATATCCGCCCATGCCCCACACCTATGAGTCGTGGTATTCCTTAATGAGCTTTCTACCTGCAGACAGAAAATACCTTCCATAGCTAATCAGTATTTTAGAGGCACCCAGTTCACCGACCCACTGGCAGCTCCTTCTTAAGCTGCAAAATTGGGGAGTGGAGGGTTCACTTCGCCACTGCTTACTTCTATCCTAAATGTTTAAGGTGAATTGCTTGCCAAACGTCTTTTATGGTGAGCGTTTGACAAAGCATGAACATGTTGTTATTTCCATCCGTACTAATGTTTACTCTCTTCTCTCTTCCTCGATTTGCTGTAGCCGATCCCACCGTGAAAGATCTGATTGGAGGCTTCACAGCCCTGCACTACGCGGCGATGCACGGCCGGGCGCGGATTGCACGCCTGATGCTCGAGTCGGAGTACAAGAGAGACATTATCAATGCCAAGAGCAATGACGGCTGGACGCCGCTGCACGTGGCAGCGCATTATGGCAGGGACTCGTTCGTCCGGCTCTTGCTAGAGTTCAAGGCGGAAGTGGACCCCCTCAGTGATAAGGGCACGACTCCTCTGCAGCTGGCCATCATCCGAGAGCGCTCCAGCTGTGTTAAGATCCTGCTGGACCACAATGCCAACATCGACATTCAGAACGGTTTCCTGCTGCGGTACGCAGTCATCAAGAGCAACCACTCGTACTGCCGTATGTTTCTACAAAGGGGCGCAGACACAAACTTGGGGCGCTTGGAAGATGGACAGACACCCTTACACCTATCTGCCCTTCGGGATGACGTGCTTTGTGCCCGGATGTTGTACAATTACGGGGCAGATACGAACACTCGGAACTATGAGGGTCAGGCGCCCTTGGCTGTTTCTTTAAGCATTTCTGCAGCAAGCCGGCCTTGTTTGGATTTTCTACAAGAAGTTACAAGTAAGTATAGCGTAATTATCAGTGGTCTCTACCAAGATTTCCTTCCTTTCATTACTTTCGTTCTgtgcgataaaaaaaaaaaaaaacatatatatatatatatatatatatatatatatcatattgcTCCCACTGGCTATTTTCCGTTTAATGAACTACAAAAGAgcgcagggccattggaattaagcgATTTTTGTGGTCGTAACCTTTCCCACATAATAATGGATTTGTCACATAACtcaacatctgctgcataatctgcagggtTTAACAGATAAAATCTAGCACAAACTGACCAAAAGTCACTAAAAATgtagcaacacgtgttgctgcacagtgcaaggcccttcacaaaggttgattggtcacctttctgtagcttattgctgtatttgggtgggaAACTGGCACTAATGAGAAGTGCATTTTGCCCAGCTAGTGCTAACGTGcaacaattacaaaataatgaggtaGTAGTATCACAAAATGTAAACCTTGAAGCCACATAATTAGCCTTTTCTTGCAATGTGCTTTAGTCGACCCTACCATATTATTTGCTCCTCCCCAGCTACATAATTCTAGTAGCCCTGTATAGGCTTTAagtcttgatgggtcttcctggttgTGCATTTGCCACCAGGAGGTTAGCACAGATTGTATTAGTGCTCCTTGCTTCATCACCTCGCGTTCACTATTTGGCatgtgtgtttgcattgtttatAGCGCATTCTGACGTGCGAAACGGTCAGTGCTGGGGATAACATATAATCTACTTACTTCAAAAACAAACACAGGAAAAGTCTTGTAAAATACATGTAGTCTATTTTGGTGCTTATCTTTAAAAATAAACGCATTTCATAGGGACTTACAGTCATGTCCAGTGTCCAAAAAATCTTACTTTTAAAGAGGTAGATTCAGATCTTTTTCAGTTTACTGGAGTTGGTGGAACACCGTGTTCTTGAAGGCCCAATGCTAAAGATACCATTGAAGACCAATTCAAGTCCTAAAAATTATTTCGAAAGTTCCTTGCAATATGTGAAGATGTTCCTAATGCGTGAGTGTTAGTGAAGAGCCTAGCATCTTTGACTCGGAGAGAATAGTAGACTTGTACTCAGTCAGTACAAATGGAAGCTTTAAGCAGCCTTACATAAGTCCGTGGTCCAGCTTCAGTCAACAGACGGCAGAAGATGCGTTGCAGTGTGTCAATTAACGCAAGCATTATGAATTCAAGGTAGCAGGTAAGTTTATTATATAACTAATGTAATCTAATACCGATCGCCTAAAAACAAACACGTTAATCGCAGCCATTTAGAAAAGGCCTCGCTGAGTGTACTGCAGGTGTCTCAGGCTGTTCTAGACTAAGGCATTAATTATCCCGACATCTAGCGGTTGGGTCCGGAATGGTGCGTTGTTTAATAACGTGCAACCTGTTTTCCTAAACCAGGCTTGCCTGATGACTTCTGCTCCTCCCCTTTTCGTTCTCAATTGTAGAGGATTCTCCTTGCGAAAATGGAGAAACGGGGCTTGGGAGTTCTTGAAGATGAGATCTTGCAAGGGTTATGTAAGAGGGTGCGCGTTTACGATGCATCTAGGTGTTCCTGTACCCCAACCCCGTGTGCAAAAGTTCTGAATTAACAGCTGTGAAAGCTATTTCCGGTCCATTCATTAGGTAGTAAGGTGCCCACAACGTCTATAATGGGGAAGAGCTTGCAAAAGAGAGTAACTGTCGCCATAAAGGTGAACTAATCCTTCATTTTTACTTAAACTCTGGCAGGTTAAAATGCATTCTTGTCCTGAGGCACCAATGCAGTTTCAGCAGGTTCTTACTCCAAGAACCTATCGTAACGCAGTGGTTTATAGACCACGTGGAATTTACGCAGTTAAAATAATATGTAAAACATTTGTGTGTGTACACGTAGACGTCAAAGTATGCAATTCCAGATGGGTTTAAAAACAATTGCCACTCCTTCAGAAATCCTCATAACCCGAACTATATTATGCAGCGTGAGTAGCAGCCCGGAATTCATTTGTGTAGGTGACCAATGATTAAAAACTAAGTTTCATTTCAAGATATGGCATATTATTTCAGTTAAGCGTGTTATGTAGCAAGTGTGCAGCTGATCTCCATCTACTACTAAATAACATAAGACTATGTGAACTCCCACGCAGACTTATTTTAACATGGCACAATGTTTAATATGACTTATTGAGTACCAAGAGCACACCACTGGTTTAATGAGCTGCACTGGTGGGTAAATTTCAAGGAACCAGCAAAGTTTGTTGACCAACTGTTCTTGCTTTTTTTAATGGGACAGTCTTCTCACAATGTTGTTATACACGTCTTTTGTAGTATGCTTCATGCCACCAGGGAGATGCTTTAAAGTATGGCAAGGAGGAGGGCGACCACTTTCCTCTGTGCCATCATGGACACAGTTCCCAGTCATGACTTTAGTCTGAAAACCTAGTGCAGTCCGGATATAGTAGTCTTGCTTTGCTTCCATTGTCCTAACAAGGATAGCCCACCCCATAGCAATTATTTGTTAGTAAAAAGCCCCGTGTTAGAAATCGTGTCCATAATGACACGGATTCAGGTAGCTCCTCAGTGAGGAGCAGCACCTTCCTCCAGCATAAAAAGAGTAGTTCTTTATCCAATTAGAAGTACTAACAATGACTGCAGGTCCAAGCTTGGCATATCATTAATGAAAGGTTTCTGAGGGATACTTTTAACTAGagattccttaccttgtgaatGTCCCCAGATGCCAGACTGGATCGGGAACGCTAGGAGGTGTTGGCCAACTACATTGCGCTCCAGACGTGATGGATATAGCCACATATAAGCTCAACTCATGTtcactgacatcagttgctttgCTTCCACACTGGTAGGTGTGAATCCAGAGTTTTGTTCCTTCACTCCGGTAAGAGATTTTtcttaaacattttcttttccagtgtAGAAAGGAACATGCCACCCCCGAAAACTACAGGGTTTAAGACTTATAGGGACCGTTGCAAGCAGATGTCTTAGATTAATCCCCACAAGATGTACCTCTGATGCTTGGATTCAATGCATCTGAGAATGCAGAGTAAAGCTCTACGTTGTGAATAACCACAAGACTCCTCACAGATCAAACTCCAGTTCCTTCTCAAGTTCCTGACATCATTCCTGCAGCATATTTTAATTGCAGTCGACGTCTTCGGGTAAATCCAAGAAGAAAGGTATAAGAATTCCAAGTGGCACTGTACCCCTTACCACCACTctttcctctccccccccccccccaccccaccccccagagAAGGCACCAGGACATCACCATGCCTGACTGTCTCACTCATGTTGCTTTGAAGAGCTGATTCCATCCTTAGTTCCGATGCACCCAGAGTTCCTAGGGCTGCCTGCGACATTGCATCAGGTCGAAGCCTTTCAAGAGGGCATGCTGCACATCTTTGACACACGTCTGACTCTCTGGCACTTTTTTGGTCCCAAGGATCTGCAGCGGCCTTCAGTCGTGTTTCTGTCAGCCACTCCTTTCTCAGAGGCATCTGTTCCCCTTGAGGCTACTTCGGGTTCTGCGACTTCATCAGTGCTGAATTCAGGTCCTGCGCCAAAATCTTCATTGGTCCTTCAGAAGTCTACTAAAGCTGCCACGGGGGAGCCACAACAGTGTAGGGTCAAACTCCAAGCCTACTTTGTTTTGACCTCAACCAAGATAGTGTCCGTATCTTGGTATGGCACAGCCAATACTCAAGCTATCAGACTGCAAAACCATTACACTACTGCACACCAGCACATAggcactgcaacacaacaccaacttCCTTGCTGTGACCAGAGCCAGTTATATGGAGTTGACAGTGGAGGGGTTGGAGAGGAGTTGGCCCCACCTTGTGATGAGGAGAGTTGGTACATAGGACCTACAAGATTTCAGTGGGTTGGACTCCTCACTCAATAATGGGTTCGTTTCTCTTCCTGGACCAGCAGTGGAGATCTTTCACAATAGAGATAAGAAGCGCTGCTGAGGTCCTTGACTGCCACTGCCCTACTATGGAGGTAAAAACTAATGTGCTGATGGAGATCCCTTAGCTTGGCCAGGTACCACTGAACCTCTCCTCCCCTTTACCAAGTCCCTTAGTGACATGTTACTCCTGACCCCGCAGTCGGCCACCAAGTTGCCAGTCAACTATGATTTCTTAGCCCAGCATCCAGCTCCTGAGAGTTGGTGCAGATGTTGCTGAGCAGAGTGAACCCGAACGCCTTCCTGACTATTCCTCTTGATGGAGACTCCAGATTTATAGAAACCTTTGACAAACAAATATTTTACTGGGTCAGCCCAGCCTCCGGGTTTAACAGTGCTAGTTGCCTGCATGGATGGTACACAAACACACTAAATGGATATAGTTGCCAAGATCATGCTGGCAGTACTAGAAGACttacaaccttctttgtgccaacccATCAAAAATGGCTGGGATGCAGCCAGATTCATCATTTGTCCTGCT is a window encoding:
- the ASB7 gene encoding ankyrin repeat and SOCS box protein 7, with the protein product MLHHHCRRNPELQEELQIQAAVAAGDVHTVRKMLEQGYSPNGRDANGWTLLHFSAARGKERCVRVFLEHGADPTVKDLIGGFTALHYAAMHGRARIARLMLESEYKRDIINAKSNDGWTPLHVAAHYGRDSFVRLLLEFKAEVDPLSDKGTTPLQLAIIRERSSCVKILLDHNANIDIQNGFLLRYAVIKSNHSYCRMFLQRGADTNLGRLEDGQTPLHLSALRDDVLCARMLYNYGADTNTRNYEGQAPLAVSLSISAASRPCLDFLQEVTRQPRNLQDLCRIKIRQYIGLQSLKLLDELPIAKVIKDYLKHKFDDI